The Actinomycetes bacterium nucleotide sequence TCGGGCAGCAGCCTTCGTTCGAACGCCTTGTGTGCCATCGTGCGGTTGGCCCAGGTGCCGGCCACGACCGCACCGGCAGACGCAATGGCGGCCATCGCGGCCGAGCCGCCGACGCGCCGGGCGAGCCGACGCACCCTGTCGCGCCGCCGCTCGCGGCTGGGGCCGGGTTCGGCGTGCCCTTCGGGTTCAGCGGATTCGGCAGCTTCGGTGCTGCTGGTCGGCAATTCCCCGGGTTCGACGTCGGTCGCGCGGGCGACCGCATCCGCCGCTGCGGCGGTGAGGGCGGCCCCTGCTGCCACTCCCAGCGCCACCTTCCGCCACCGTCCGCCGGCGATGTCGAAGTTGCGCATGGGCGGACGGGTTGCGAGCGGGACCACAAGGCTTCCGAGACCCATGGCGAGGCTGGCGATGGTGTCGTTGCGCTCGTAGTCGCCGGGCGCGGCGCCGCCGTCTTCGCGTCGCTTGCGCCACCATGCCGCTTCAGCACCCATGGTGCCGAAGTAGAACGGGATCGCGGCAACAGTTAGGTCAACCATCTGAGCCTCCTGACATGGCGCCGATCAGTTCGACGAACTTCGCCGACTCTGCCACGCGAGCTTCGCGCACCGCGTCGAGCCGGCCCCGGGTGAGCAGCGTCTTGGTGGCCATCAGCGGCCCCAACGGCAGCGCTCCGATGTGGTGGGCGATCTCCATCGTCTCGGGCATCAGTCGGTCGGGAGCCACAGCCCGCAGCGCCAGGCCGTCGGCCACCGCCTGCTCGGCGCTGACCCACGGCTCGGTGTAGAGGACCTCGGCTGCCCTTTGGCGGCCCATCGCGGCCGGCAGCAGCAAGCTGGCAGAGGCCTCGGTGGTGACACCGAGGGAGATGAACGGTGCCTTGAGGCGTGCCTCGGTGGAGATCAGCGCGATGTCGCAGTGCAGCAGCAAGGTCAGTCCGATACCGACACCGAGGCCGTTGACCGCGGCGATCAGGGGCTTGGGGAACTCCTCGACCACGGGCATCAGGCGTTCGTAGCCAGGCTCTGAGTCCTCGAACACCGTGGGGTCGGACATCTCGTCGAGGTCCTGGCCCGCAGTGAAGGCCCTTCCTGTGCCGGTGAGCACAACACAACGCACCGAGTCGTCGGCGGCCGCGTCCTCCAGGGCCGCGGCCAGCGAGTACCAGAGCACCTGATTGAAGGCGTTCAGCGCATCCGGTCGGTTCAGGGTGAGCACCCGGGCGCCACCGGAATCCTCACTCAGCAAGAGGTCGTCCATCCCCGAACGCTACGCCACCGGTTGCCACCCGCGACAGGCGCTGCGACGCTGTGTGGCCCCTCCCGGGCGCGAGGGCCGATCCGATACCCGAGGTGAACATGACCAGCAACGCCGAAGCGACCGCAGCCGACAAGAGGTCTGTATTCCATTCGTGGTCAGCGCAGGACCTGATTTCGCCACTGCCGGTGGCCGGCGGCGAAGGCGTGAGGTTCTGGGACGAGGACGGCAACACATACCTCGACTTCTCGTCGCAGCTGGTCAACCTCAACCTTGGCCACCAGCACCCGCGCATGGTCGAGGCGATCCGCGAGCAGGCGGGTGTGCTCTGCACGATCGCACCGACCTTCGCCAATGCCA carries:
- a CDS encoding enoyl-CoA hydratase/isomerase family protein, with amino-acid sequence MDDLLLSEDSGGARVLTLNRPDALNAFNQVLWYSLAAALEDAAADDSVRCVVLTGTGRAFTAGQDLDEMSDPTVFEDSEPGYERLMPVVEEFPKPLIAAVNGLGVGIGLTLLLHCDIALISTEARLKAPFISLGVTTEASASLLLPAAMGRQRAAEVLYTEPWVSAEQAVADGLALRAVAPDRLMPETMEIAHHIGALPLGPLMATKTLLTRGRLDAVREARVAESAKFVELIGAMSGGSDG